GGCCTCGGCCAGCAGCATGTGCAGCAACGTGACCATCCGCTCCCGGTTCTCCCGGCAATTGAAGATGGCGTAGTTCGTATCCGCCTTGCTGAACAAAAACTCCATGCTGGCAACGCCCAGCACGATATACTCCAAGGGCGAGGCGTTCAGGCTAAGCTCGGTATGCTCCACCTGCGGGTTCACAATGACCATATCGTCCGGCTTTACCGGGAACAGCTGCCCGGCAAGGTAGAACTGTCCCTCGCCGCTGAGGCAGTAGAACAGCTCCGTGCAGGAGTGGGTGTGGGTGGTACTGTTCCAATCGCCGCCAAATTTGCTTTTGCTGATGTACAGCAGCCGGAAGGATTCCCGCGGAGCGGGCGCGTGGCGGATATCAAAGCGCTGGGTACTCATAGATGATCGGCTCCTTCGGGAAACGCAAATTTTCTAAAAATAAACGCAACATTCTAAAAACACTATCAAAAAATGGTGCGTTGTTTCGTGCACTTTACCCTCATTATAGAGGGAACATACAAAAAAAGCAAGCCCTGATTTTAGGCTAATTTTTATATTTTTGTTTCTCAAGTCCCTTCGAAATATGTCAAAATAGTTACAGGCTGGGGATTATGCTGAAACTTTTAAAAGATTTTTAGCACTTTTGCTGGAAGAATTTTTCAGAAAGCAACATCTATAAAAAATGAAACAACAAACCTCTTGAGCAAGGAAGCGAAAGAATTTATATTGGAGGCAGAAAAACACACAGTCCTTCGGGCAAAGCCTGTTTGCCCGGCTGTGTTTGAACGGAACAAAATGATGGAGGCAACACAGTATGAATCGTATTTCTCGTCGTAATTTCCTGAAGGCGGCCGGCGTTGGCGCCGCTGCACTGGGTCTGGCTGCCTGCGGCGGCTCTTCCAGCTCCACCGCATCCAGCGTGGCATCCTCCACCGCCGCTTCTTCCGCAGCGGCGGCTGCAGACGTTACCATCAAGGTAGCCGCCATCGAGACCGGCTACGGCGCTGATATGTGGAAGAAGGTCGCCGAGGCCTTTACCGCACAGACCGGCATCAAGGTGGACCTGACCACCGACAAAAAGCTGGAGGACGTCATCGGCCCCTCCATGCAGGGCGGCGACTACCCCGACGTTGTCCATCTGGCTACCGGCCGTGAAGCTGCTCTGACCGAGCAGTTCATCAAGGGCAACCTGATCGCCGACATCACCGATGTGCTGAGCATGACCGTGCCCGGCGAGAGCAAAAAGGTGAGCGAGAAGATCGCCGGCGGCTTTACCGACACTTCCCTGACCAACCCCTACGGCGACGGCAAAACCTATCTGGCGCCCATGTTCTACAGCCCCTGCGGCCTGTTCTACAACGCCGGTTTCCTGAAGGAAAAGGGCTGGGACGTGCCCAAGACCTGGGACGAGATGTGGACACTGGGCGACAAGGCTGCCGCTGAGGGCACCTACCTGTTCACCTACCCCACCACCGGCTACTTCGACGCCTTCTTCTATGCGCTGATGTACGCCGCAGGTGGCCCCGACTTCTTCAACAAGGCTACCCACTACGAAGAAGGCATCTGGGACACCCCCGAGGCAAAGACCTGCTTTGATATCGTGGCAAAGCTGGCTTCCTACACCAACCCCATCACCCCCGCACAGGCCAACGATCAGGACTTTACCCAGAACCAGCAGCTGGTGCTGGACAACAAGGCCCTGTTCATGCCCAACGGCACCTGGATCGTGGGCGAGATGGCCGAGGCTCCCCGGGCAGACGGCTTTGAGTGGGGCATGACCGCCCTGCCCGCTGTCAAGGCCGGCGGCGATGGTTACAGCTACACCTGGTTCGAGCAGGCATGGATCCCCGCCGGTGCCGAGCATCAGGATGCCGCCAAGCAGTTCGTGGCTTACCTGTACAGCGACGAAGCCTGCAAGCTGTTTGCCGAGAGCGGCGCTATCCAGCCTGTGCTGGGCATCGCCGACAGTCTGGAAGGCGACAACAAGATGTTCTACTCCATCTACGACAACGGCGCAAAGGCCGCCATGGGCAACTTTGCAGCCTTCAGTGCCATCCCCGGCGTGGAAGTGCGCACCGTGTTCTTCGACCCTGTCAACTCTCTGGTGTCCGGCAGCATGACCGAGCAGCAGTGGATCGACGGCATCAAGTCCGCCAGCGACCAGATGCGCGCCAACATCATCGAGTAATTAAGCCCTGCCCAGCGGGGGCGGTTTTTACCGCCTCCGCTTTTTTGGGCTGTACAGTACCATCAAGAAAGGAGCGGTCAATCCCCTATGAGAACGGATAAAAGCCGCAAACGGTTCGTATTCCTCTGTGTGGCACCGGCTACCATCCTGTTTTTCCTCTTTATGATCCTGCCCACCCTCAACGTGTTCCGCATGAGTTTGTATGAGCGGGGTGCCTATTCTCCCAACGAGACCTTTGTGGGGCTTAAAAACTTCCAGCATCTGCTGCGGGACGCCCAGTTCATCCGCTCCATGCAGAATATGATCCTGCTGGTGGTAACGGTCACCCTGATCACCTTCGCCTTTGCACTGGTATTTGCCGCCATCCTCACCCGGGAGAAGATCAAAGGACAGAACTTTTTCCGCATCATCTTCTATATCCCCAACATCCTGTCGGTGGTCGTCATCTCCGGCATCTTCTCTGCCATCTATAAGCCGGAAAACGGCATGCTGAACAGCATCATCGGTCTGTTCCGCAACATGAGCGACCCCATTTTGTGGAAGGGTGAAAAGCTGGTCATTCCCTCCATCATCATTGCCATGGTGTGGCAGGCCATCGGCTACTACATGGTCATGTATATGGCCTCCATGTCTGCCGTGCCCATCAGCCTGTACGAGAGCGCCAATCTGGACGGTGCCGGGCGGCTGACCCAGTTCTTCCAGATCACCATCCCCCTCATCTG
Above is a genomic segment from Faecalibacterium taiwanense containing:
- a CDS encoding carbohydrate ABC transporter substrate-binding protein; the encoded protein is MNRISRRNFLKAAGVGAAALGLAACGGSSSSTASSVASSTAASSAAAAADVTIKVAAIETGYGADMWKKVAEAFTAQTGIKVDLTTDKKLEDVIGPSMQGGDYPDVVHLATGREAALTEQFIKGNLIADITDVLSMTVPGESKKVSEKIAGGFTDTSLTNPYGDGKTYLAPMFYSPCGLFYNAGFLKEKGWDVPKTWDEMWTLGDKAAAEGTYLFTYPTTGYFDAFFYALMYAAGGPDFFNKATHYEEGIWDTPEAKTCFDIVAKLASYTNPITPAQANDQDFTQNQQLVLDNKALFMPNGTWIVGEMAEAPRADGFEWGMTALPAVKAGGDGYSYTWFEQAWIPAGAEHQDAAKQFVAYLYSDEACKLFAESGAIQPVLGIADSLEGDNKMFYSIYDNGAKAAMGNFAAFSAIPGVEVRTVFFDPVNSLVSGSMTEQQWIDGIKSASDQMRANIIE
- a CDS encoding carbohydrate ABC transporter permease — protein: MRTDKSRKRFVFLCVAPATILFFLFMILPTLNVFRMSLYERGAYSPNETFVGLKNFQHLLRDAQFIRSMQNMILLVVTVTLITFAFALVFAAILTREKIKGQNFFRIIFYIPNILSVVVISGIFSAIYKPENGMLNSIIGLFRNMSDPILWKGEKLVIPSIIIAMVWQAIGYYMVMYMASMSAVPISLYESANLDGAGRLTQFFQITIPLIWTNIRTTLTFFIISTINMAFLFVKAMTSGGPNGASDVALSYMYSQKDAGLYGYSMAIGVVIFLFSFALSACVNKVTNRDTLEF